The genomic DNA ACGTCACCATCAAAGGTAGCCAGGTGTCCGGCCATTTCACCGATGGCCGGTCCTTCAGCACCTTCGTCCCGCCCGAAGCCGGGCTGGTCGAGCGGCTGACGCAGAAGAACGTGCGCATCAGCGCCGTTCCGGACGACAGCAACGTGCCGTCGCTGTTCTCCGTCCTGCTGTCCTGGTTCCCGATGCTGCTGCTGATCGGCGTCTGGATCTTCTTCATGCGTCAGATGCAGTCGGGCGGCGGCAAGGCCATGGGCTTTGGCAAGTCCCGCGCGCGCCTGCTGACGGAGAAGGTCGGCCGGGTCACCTTCGACGACGTCGCCGGCATCGACGAGGCCAAGCAGGAGCTGGCCGAAATCGTCGAGTTCCTGAAGGACCCGCAGAAGTTCCAGCGTCTGGGCGGCAAGATCCCGAAGGGCGTGCTGCTCGTCGGCCCGCCGGGCACCGGTAAGACCCTGACCGCGCGCGCCGTGGCGGGTGAAGCCAACGTGCCCTTCTTCACCATCTCCGGCTCCGACTTCGTCGAGATGTTCGTGGGTGTCGGCGCCAGCCGCGTCCGCGACATGTTCGAGCAGGGCAAGAAGAACGCCCCCTGCATCATCTTCATCGACGAAATCGACGCCGTGGGCCGTCATCGTGGCGCCGGCCTGGGTGGCGGCAACGACGAACGCGAGCAGACCCTGAACCAGCTGCTGGTCGAGATGGACGGTTTCGAGGCGAACGAGGGCGTCATCCTCATCGCCGCGACCAACCGTCCGGACGTGCTCGACCCCGCGCTGCTGCGACCGGGCCGCTTCGACCGTCAGGTCGTCGTTCCGAACCCCGACGTGCTGGGCCGCGAGAAGATCCTCAAGGTCCACATGCGCAAGGTGCCGCTGTCCCCGGACGTTGACGCCAAGGTCATCGCGCGCGGCACCCCGGGCTTCTCGGGCGCCGACCTCGCCAACCTCGTCAACGAGGCCGCGCTGCTCGCCGCCCGCATCGGCAAGCGCGTCGTCGGCATGGCCGAGTTCGAGGCCGCCAAGGACAAGGTCATGATGGGCGCGGAACGCCGCTCCATGGTCATGACCGAGGATGAGAAGAAGCTGACCGCCTATCACGAGGCCGGTCACGCCATCGTCGCCATCCACCAGCCGGACAGCGATCCGGTGCACAAGGCCACCATCATCCCGCGCGGCCGCGCGCTCGGCATGGTGATGCGCCTGCCGGAAGGCGACCGCATCTCGCTGTCCCAGGCCAAGCTGCACGCCGACCTGCGCGTCGCCATGGGCGGCCGCATCGCGGAAGAGCTGATCTTCGGCAAGGACCGCGTGACCACCGGCGCGTCGGGCGACATCAAGATGGCGACCGACATGTCGCGCCGCATGGTCACTGAATGGGGCATGAGCGACAAGCTGGGCCCGCTGCTCTACGGCGAGCCGACGCAGGAGGTCTTCCTCGGCCACTCCGTCACCCAGCACAAGAACATGTCCGACGCCACGGCCCGCACGGTGGACGAGGAAATCCGGCGGATCGTCGACGAGGCGTACGGCGAGGCCCGCCGCATCCTGACGGAGAACATCGACCAGCTGCACACCATCGCCAAGGGCCTGCTGGAGTACGAGACCCTGAGCGGTGAGGACATCGCCCGCCTGCTGCGCGGCGAGCCACTGATCCGCAACGACGAGCGTGAAGGCTTCTCCCCGGCCCCGCCGAAGCAGCCGACCCCGACCTCGGGCCGTCGCCCGTCGGTGCCGACCACCAAGGAAAGCGGCGGAATGGACCCGGAGCCTCAGGGCACCTGATGGTTTGCACCTGATCCACACCGCAGCTTAAGTCAGCGAAACCGGCGCTCCGCAAGGGGCGCCGGTTTTTCTTTGCCGACCATTTTCCTGGTGCCCTCCAGCTGTACGCGTCTCCCGTACGTCTTGGCGGAACCAAGGGGCGGGACCATCGTACTGAACAGGGTCGCCTCTACCGAAAGCGCCGCCGATGCTGTTCCTGCCCATCTACGACGACAACCCGACGCGGCGGACGCCGGTCGTCACCATGGCGCTGATCGCGCTGTGCGTGATGGTGTTCCTGTGGCAGCTCTCACTGGGCGCGAGGGCCGGGAATCTCGCCGTCTATTCCTTCGGCCTCGTTCCGGCGGTGCTGTTCGGCCACGCCGAGCTGCCGGAGCCGTTGCGGGTCGTTCCGCCCTGGATGTCCATCATCACCTCCATGTTCATGCATGGCGGCTTCCTGCACCTTGCCGGCAACATGCTGTACCTCTGGATCTTCGGCAACAACGTCGAGGACAGCATGGGGCGGGGCCGCTTCGTGGTCTTCTACCTGCTGTGCGGAACGGCGGCGGCACTGGCCCAGAGCTTCGCCGCCCCAACGTCCGAAGTCCCGATGGTGGGGGCGAGCGGGGCCATCGGCGGGGTGCTCGGCGCTTATCTGGTTCTGCACCCACGGGCGAATGTCGGCGTCTTCTTCTGGTTCATCATCATCGTGCGCGTCATCAGCGTTCCGGCGGTGCTGGTGCTGGGCTTCTGGTTCGTCGGGCAGATCCTGAGCGGGGTCACCACCCCGACCTCCGACGACAGCGGCGGGGTGGCCTTCTGGGCGCATGTCGGCGGGTTTCTCATGGGCGCCGCGCTGATCCCGTTCTTCAAGCGGCCTGAGGTGCGGTTGCTGGAGCCGGCGCACAGCCGCCCCTTCGAAGTCGTTCCGCCGGGCACTCGGTTGCGCCGTGGCAGTGTGCCGGAGGCGGGCGATCGCCGCCGTCCCTTTCGATGAATGATAGATATTACCTATTGGTCTGGTTGGATCATTCGATTGGACCTGTCGTCGCCCGACGCGCATGCTGAAGCTGAACAGGAACGGCGGTGTTCGGGAGTTCGGCGATGACCAAGACCTTCAGCTTTGCCTGCATCCACTTCACGGTGGCCTTCACCGTCGGCTATCTGATGACCGGCAGCATCGCGGTGGGCGGCGCGTTGGCGCTGGTGGAACCGCTGTGCAACACGGTGGCCTATCACCTGCACGAGAGGGCCTGGGTGGCCCATGAACGCCGCAAGGCGCAGGCTGCCAAGGCGGAGCCGGCGGAGGGGACCGCCGTTCCGGCCTGAAGGGAGCAGTAAAAACCCTCTCCTGCAGGATGACAGGAGAGGGCCAACGGGAGCGGCTCAGCGCGACCGCAGGTAGGCCAGCACCGCTTCCGGAGCGGATTCGCCGTAGGGGTCGCCACCCTCACCGGCATCGTTGATGCCCGGCTCCTCGAAAAGCTTCTCGATCACGCCGTCGGTCACCACCATGGCGTAGCGCCAGCTGCGCATGCCGAAGCCGACATGGTCCTTGTTGATGAGCATGCCCATGCGGCGGGTGAAGTGGCCCGAGCCGTCCGGGATCAGCTTGACGTTCTTCACGCCCAGATGCTTGCCCCACTGGAACATCACGAAGGCGTCGTTGACGCTGAGACAATAGACCTCGTCGACGCCCAGATCGCGGAACTCCGGATAGAGCGCGTCATAGGTCGGCACCTGCTGGTTGGAGCAGGTCGGGGTGAAGGCGCCGGGCAGGGAAAAGACGACGACGCGCTTGCCGGCGAACAGATCGTCGCTGCTGACGTCCTGCCAGCGGAACGGGTTGGGGCCGCCGACGCTTTCGTCGCGCACGCGGGTCTTGAACACGACCGAGGGGACTTTGCGTCCTTCCATGATGGTCTCCGGATCGAAGTGAAGCGGTTGACGCGGGATGATCCGAACCTTAGCCCTTCAACGGATTGACGAAAACCGGCCGGAGCCGCCTGCGCGGTCTTGTCTCAGCCGGTCGTCGGATCAGGGCAGGAGGCTCTCCGCGAAGGGGCGGAAGGCACCTTCGGTCACCAACCGCTTCGCCGCCGCGATGTCCGGGGCCATCGCCCGATCCTCCGTCCACACCGCCACCCGGGCGCGCAGCAGTCCCCGCGCGCGCTCCAGCGC from Azospirillum brasilense includes the following:
- the ftsH gene encoding ATP-dependent zinc metalloprotease FtsH, which produces MNNFGKNLALWIIIGLLLVALFNLFQSSSTRSPQTTVPFSELLAEVDRGQVADVTIKGSQVSGHFTDGRSFSTFVPPEAGLVERLTQKNVRISAVPDDSNVPSLFSVLLSWFPMLLLIGVWIFFMRQMQSGGGKAMGFGKSRARLLTEKVGRVTFDDVAGIDEAKQELAEIVEFLKDPQKFQRLGGKIPKGVLLVGPPGTGKTLTARAVAGEANVPFFTISGSDFVEMFVGVGASRVRDMFEQGKKNAPCIIFIDEIDAVGRHRGAGLGGGNDEREQTLNQLLVEMDGFEANEGVILIAATNRPDVLDPALLRPGRFDRQVVVPNPDVLGREKILKVHMRKVPLSPDVDAKVIARGTPGFSGADLANLVNEAALLAARIGKRVVGMAEFEAAKDKVMMGAERRSMVMTEDEKKLTAYHEAGHAIVAIHQPDSDPVHKATIIPRGRALGMVMRLPEGDRISLSQAKLHADLRVAMGGRIAEELIFGKDRVTTGASGDIKMATDMSRRMVTEWGMSDKLGPLLYGEPTQEVFLGHSVTQHKNMSDATARTVDEEIRRIVDEAYGEARRILTENIDQLHTIAKGLLEYETLSGEDIARLLRGEPLIRNDEREGFSPAPPKQPTPTSGRRPSVPTTKESGGMDPEPQGT
- a CDS encoding rhomboid family intramembrane serine protease; the protein is MLFLPIYDDNPTRRTPVVTMALIALCVMVFLWQLSLGARAGNLAVYSFGLVPAVLFGHAELPEPLRVVPPWMSIITSMFMHGGFLHLAGNMLYLWIFGNNVEDSMGRGRFVVFYLLCGTAAALAQSFAAPTSEVPMVGASGAIGGVLGAYLVLHPRANVGVFFWFIIIVRVISVPAVLVLGFWFVGQILSGVTTPTSDDSGGVAFWAHVGGFLMGAALIPFFKRPEVRLLEPAHSRPFEVVPPGTRLRRGSVPEAGDRRRPFR
- a CDS encoding DUF2061 domain-containing protein translates to MTKTFSFACIHFTVAFTVGYLMTGSIAVGGALALVEPLCNTVAYHLHERAWVAHERRKAQAAKAEPAEGTAVPA
- a CDS encoding peroxiredoxin, translated to MEGRKVPSVVFKTRVRDESVGGPNPFRWQDVSSDDLFAGKRVVVFSLPGAFTPTCSNQQVPTYDALYPEFRDLGVDEVYCLSVNDAFVMFQWGKHLGVKNVKLIPDGSGHFTRRMGMLINKDHVGFGMRSWRYAMVVTDGVIEKLFEEPGINDAGEGGDPYGESAPEAVLAYLRSR